The following proteins come from a genomic window of Ornithinimicrobium cryptoxanthini:
- a CDS encoding 1,4-dihydroxy-2-naphthoyl-CoA synthase, producing MNDHTSQTANAFDPTQWEVVDGFEFSDITYHRARDVGAVRIAFDRPEVRNAFRPHTVDELYRALDHARMTPDVGVVLLTGNGPSPKDGGHAFCSGGDQRIRGRSGYQYAGGETADTVDEARVKAAGGRLHILEVQRLIRTMPKVVVALVNGWAAGGGHSLHVVCDLTIASREHARFKQTDADVGSFDAGYGSAYLARMVGQKFAREIFFLGRTYDAQQMHDMGAVNLVVDHADLEREALVVAGEIMGKSPTAQRMLKFAFNQVDDGLMGQQVFAGEATRLAYMTDEAVEGRDSFLERRDPDWGPFPWYF from the coding sequence GTGAACGACCACACCAGCCAGACAGCCAACGCGTTCGACCCCACCCAGTGGGAGGTCGTCGACGGCTTCGAGTTCAGCGACATCACCTACCACCGGGCCCGTGATGTAGGGGCGGTGCGGATCGCGTTCGACCGCCCCGAGGTGCGCAACGCCTTCCGCCCGCACACCGTCGACGAGCTCTATCGCGCGCTGGACCACGCGCGGATGACGCCCGACGTAGGCGTGGTGCTGCTCACCGGCAACGGACCGAGCCCCAAGGACGGTGGCCATGCGTTCTGCTCCGGCGGCGACCAGCGGATCCGAGGCCGCTCGGGCTACCAGTATGCCGGGGGCGAGACCGCGGACACCGTCGACGAGGCGCGGGTCAAGGCGGCGGGGGGTCGGCTGCACATCCTGGAGGTGCAGCGGCTGATCCGGACCATGCCCAAGGTGGTCGTGGCCCTCGTCAACGGCTGGGCCGCCGGTGGGGGCCACTCCCTGCACGTCGTCTGCGACCTGACGATCGCCTCGCGTGAGCACGCCCGGTTCAAGCAGACCGACGCCGACGTGGGCAGCTTCGATGCGGGCTACGGCTCGGCCTACCTCGCGCGCATGGTGGGGCAGAAGTTCGCCCGGGAGATCTTCTTCCTCGGCCGCACCTATGACGCGCAGCAGATGCACGACATGGGCGCCGTCAACCTGGTCGTCGACCACGCCGACCTGGAGCGCGAGGCCCTCGTCGTCGCCGGCGAGATCATGGGCAAGTCGCCCACCGCCCAGCGGATGCTGAAGTTCGCCTTCAACCAGGTCGATGACGGGCTGATGGGCCAGCAGGTCTTCGCCGGCGAGGCCACCCGCCTGGCCTACATGACTGATGAGGCGGTCGAGGGCCGCGACTCCTTCCTGGAGCGGCGCGACCCCGACTGGGGACCGTTCCCATGGTATTTCTGA
- a CDS encoding MarR family winged helix-turn-helix transcriptional regulator, whose protein sequence is MHHHPINDNRDHHHEFDPSEASEIELIQHLARHLRRGSAIETAPWGLSPHQARALGAIARSEGRRGRRRSPDAEDGVSRGLRMGGLAGWLQVTPRSATEVVDALEEQGLVARTADPDDRRAVFVGLTDQGREMAREIRTARKAQTETLLEELSEADRAQLRTSLLTLLEAVRR, encoded by the coding sequence ATGCATCACCACCCCATCAACGACAACCGCGACCACCACCACGAGTTCGACCCCAGCGAGGCCTCCGAGATCGAGCTGATCCAGCACCTGGCGCGTCACCTGCGTCGCGGGTCGGCCATCGAGACGGCCCCCTGGGGCCTGTCCCCCCACCAGGCTCGCGCCCTGGGCGCCATCGCTCGCAGCGAGGGGCGCCGCGGTCGACGCCGCAGCCCCGATGCCGAGGACGGCGTCTCCCGTGGGCTGCGGATGGGCGGCCTGGCCGGCTGGCTCCAAGTCACACCGCGCTCGGCGACCGAGGTCGTCGACGCGCTCGAGGAGCAGGGTCTGGTGGCCCGCACCGCCGACCCCGACGACCGGCGGGCCGTGTTCGTCGGTCTGACCGACCAGGGCCGCGAGATGGCCAGGGAGATCCGGACCGCCCGCAAGGCCCAGACCGAGACACTCCTGGAGGAGCTCAGCGAGGCGGACCGCGCCCAGTTGCGCACCTCCCTGCTCACGCTGCTCGAGGCGGTCAGGCGCTGA
- the menE gene encoding o-succinylbenzoate--CoA ligase has translation MPVTPPTGPVPVIDLLRTAEQALGGDGVVLTTSGSTGEPKQVELSAAALQSSAAATAERVGGHGQWLLTLPTDHVAGWQVVVRSALAGTAPVRLEGSFTVETFTSAAAHLTGPRFVSLVPTQLLRLVEDPSGLAALTDFDAVLVGGAALPASLLARAEAAGVRIHRTYGMTETSGGCVYDGTPLTEVTVQLDEGRVLLGGPVLASRYLHDPDLTAARFTTDDAGQRWFRTDDLGELVDGRLRLLGRVDDVINTGGFKVAPRPVEEALLRLPGVREAVVIAVPDPEWGQRVAAVLVGAQVSLQELRETLRAELSPHSLPRQVLWLDRLPLLRSGKPDLAALRHRCAGGGGTMGSRRSSAE, from the coding sequence GTGCCCGTGACTCCCCCGACCGGACCCGTCCCCGTCATCGACCTGCTGCGCACCGCCGAGCAGGCGCTGGGCGGCGACGGGGTCGTCCTGACCACGTCGGGATCCACCGGCGAGCCCAAACAGGTCGAGCTGTCCGCGGCGGCTCTGCAGTCCTCCGCGGCAGCCACAGCCGAGCGGGTCGGCGGGCACGGCCAGTGGCTCCTGACCCTGCCGACCGACCATGTGGCCGGCTGGCAGGTGGTGGTGCGCTCCGCCCTGGCGGGGACCGCGCCCGTCCGGCTCGAGGGATCGTTCACCGTCGAGACCTTCACGTCAGCGGCCGCGCACCTCACCGGGCCGCGGTTCGTCTCCCTGGTCCCCACCCAGCTGCTGCGGCTCGTCGAGGACCCCTCCGGCCTGGCTGCCCTCACCGACTTCGACGCCGTCCTGGTCGGCGGGGCAGCGCTGCCGGCATCCCTGCTGGCACGTGCCGAGGCGGCCGGTGTCCGGATCCACCGGACCTACGGGATGACCGAGACCTCCGGTGGGTGTGTGTATGACGGCACGCCCCTGACCGAGGTCACCGTCCAGCTCGACGAGGGGCGGGTGCTGCTCGGCGGGCCGGTGCTGGCCAGTCGCTATCTGCACGACCCGGACCTGACCGCCGCACGGTTCACCACGGACGACGCCGGTCAGCGGTGGTTCCGCACGGACGACCTGGGCGAGCTCGTGGACGGCCGGCTCCGCCTGCTCGGCCGGGTCGACGACGTCATCAACACCGGCGGGTTCAAGGTGGCGCCTCGACCCGTGGAGGAGGCTCTGCTCCGGCTGCCCGGGGTGCGCGAGGCGGTCGTGATCGCCGTCCCCGACCCGGAGTGGGGACAGCGGGTCGCCGCGGTCCTCGTGGGCGCGCAGGTCTCCCTGCAGGAGCTGCGCGAGACACTGCGTGCCGAGCTCTCGCCGCACTCGTTGCCACGCCAGGTGCTGTGGTTGGACCGGCTGCCTCTGCTGCGCTCCGGCAAGCCCGACCTGGCGGCGCTACGGCACAGGTGTGCTGGTGGAGGTGGCACAATGGGGAGTCGCCGCAGTTCTGCGGAGTGA
- a CDS encoding 1,4-dihydroxy-2-naphthoate polyprenyltransferase: MASLPQWVAGARPRTLPAAVAPVAVGTGSAQALGHSDLGLALLALLVSLSLQIGVNYANDYSDGVRGTDSGTVRVGPVRLVGQRLADPANVKLMAFLWFGVAALCGLTLVALSNAWILLLVGAAAIVAAWRYTGGEHPYGYRGLGEIMVFIFFGLVAVLGTTWTQAKALDLASWAGAVGVGAIACAILVVNNLRDIPGDTTSGKRTLAVRLGDARTRWLYAALLAIPLLTTVIAALVHPWSLLALGAAPLAAFAVQPVRGGALGRDLVPVIGRTGLYQLAFAALLTLGLVL; the protein is encoded by the coding sequence GTGGCGTCACTTCCCCAGTGGGTCGCCGGTGCGCGGCCCCGGACCCTGCCTGCTGCCGTCGCCCCCGTGGCTGTCGGCACCGGGTCGGCCCAGGCCCTGGGCCACTCTGACCTTGGCCTGGCCCTGCTGGCGCTGCTGGTCTCCCTGAGTCTGCAGATCGGCGTCAACTACGCCAACGACTACTCCGACGGCGTGCGGGGCACGGATAGCGGCACGGTGCGCGTCGGTCCGGTGCGCCTGGTCGGGCAGCGCCTGGCCGACCCCGCCAACGTCAAGCTCATGGCGTTCCTGTGGTTTGGCGTCGCCGCCCTCTGCGGCCTGACCCTGGTCGCGCTGTCCAACGCCTGGATCCTGCTGCTGGTCGGCGCTGCCGCCATCGTGGCCGCCTGGCGCTACACCGGGGGCGAGCACCCCTACGGCTACCGCGGGCTCGGCGAGATCATGGTCTTCATCTTCTTCGGGCTGGTCGCCGTGCTGGGCACGACCTGGACACAGGCCAAGGCCCTGGACCTGGCGTCGTGGGCCGGCGCGGTCGGGGTGGGGGCCATCGCCTGCGCGATCCTCGTGGTCAACAACCTGCGCGACATCCCCGGGGACACCACCTCCGGCAAGCGCACCCTGGCCGTGCGTCTCGGCGACGCCCGCACCCGGTGGCTGTATGCCGCGCTGCTGGCCATCCCGCTCCTCACCACGGTCATCGCCGCGCTCGTGCACCCCTGGTCGCTCCTGGCGCTCGGCGCCGCTCCCCTCGCGGCGTTCGCCGTGCAACCGGTCCGTGGTGGGGCTCTCGGCCGCGACCTGGTGCCGGTGATCGGCCGCACCGGCCTCTACCAGCTCGCTTTCGCGGCGCTGCTGACCCTCGGCCTGGTCCTGTAG
- a CDS encoding VOC family protein: MALKWYTVVIDCLDAHAQARWWAEVLDWTVAYEAPDEVVLVPRHALEQAARAPDLETWMRRGQGLVFVPVPEGKQVKNRLHLDLAPYASQDRDAEIQRLLEMGASRVDVGQDQDEVTWTVLADPEGNEFCVLSSRDQ; this comes from the coding sequence ATGGCTCTGAAGTGGTACACCGTCGTGATCGACTGCCTTGACGCGCACGCGCAGGCACGTTGGTGGGCCGAGGTGCTGGACTGGACCGTGGCCTACGAGGCACCGGACGAGGTCGTCCTCGTGCCACGGCACGCGCTCGAGCAGGCGGCCAGGGCCCCCGACCTGGAGACCTGGATGCGCCGCGGCCAGGGCCTGGTCTTCGTCCCGGTCCCGGAGGGCAAGCAGGTCAAGAACCGCCTCCACCTCGACCTGGCGCCCTACGCGAGCCAGGACCGCGACGCCGAGATCCAGCGCCTGCTCGAGATGGGCGCCTCCCGGGTCGATGTCGGCCAGGACCAGGACGAGGTCACCTGGACGGTCCTCGCTGACCCTGAGGGCAACGAGTTCTGCGTGCTGTCCAGCCGGGACCAGTGA
- a CDS encoding ammonium transporter → MELTATDVWVMVSAALVLLMTPGLAFFYGGLARAKAALNMVMMSFVSIGLVGVVWVLWGYGMTSSPGILGGLVGDPTADLGLSEHVGTADLIGIGYAATFAIITVALISGAVADRTRFSAWCVFVPVWVTLVYCPLAFMVWGGGLLSADGAIGRVFGEAVDFAGGTVVHINAGVAALVLVLVLGRRTGWGKGFHRPHNVPVVMIGAALLWFGWFGFNGGAAGSVEEAGLIWVNTLAAPAAAMLGWLLVESIRDGRPTSVGAASGVVAGLVAITPACAALSPVGSLVLGAVAGVGAALAIGLKFRVGFDDALDVVGVHLVAGLIGTVGIGFLMLPVDGAGGGLFYGGGVDQLVAQVVAAVFTMVFTGVLTAVIALAIARTVGFRVSPEDEERGVDLSEHAEFAYEFGTLGSVAPDHEAVVSQEVSA, encoded by the coding sequence ATGGAACTGACTGCGACAGACGTCTGGGTCATGGTGTCGGCGGCCCTGGTGCTGCTGATGACGCCCGGACTGGCGTTCTTCTATGGCGGACTGGCCCGCGCCAAGGCAGCCCTCAACATGGTGATGATGAGCTTCGTGTCGATCGGACTCGTTGGTGTGGTGTGGGTGCTGTGGGGCTACGGCATGACTTCGTCGCCCGGCATCCTGGGCGGGCTCGTGGGTGACCCCACCGCCGACCTCGGCCTGTCGGAGCACGTGGGCACCGCAGACCTGATCGGGATCGGGTATGCCGCCACGTTCGCGATCATCACGGTCGCCCTGATCTCGGGCGCAGTGGCGGACCGCACCCGGTTCAGTGCCTGGTGTGTGTTCGTCCCGGTCTGGGTGACCCTGGTCTACTGCCCCCTGGCCTTCATGGTGTGGGGCGGTGGGTTGCTCTCCGCAGATGGTGCGATCGGGCGGGTCTTCGGTGAGGCGGTCGACTTCGCCGGCGGCACCGTGGTGCACATCAACGCCGGCGTCGCCGCGCTGGTGCTGGTCCTCGTGCTCGGTCGCCGGACGGGCTGGGGAAAGGGCTTCCACCGTCCGCACAACGTGCCGGTGGTGATGATTGGTGCAGCGCTGCTGTGGTTCGGCTGGTTCGGGTTCAACGGCGGGGCCGCCGGTTCGGTCGAGGAGGCCGGGCTGATCTGGGTCAACACGCTCGCGGCGCCGGCGGCAGCGATGCTGGGCTGGCTGCTCGTGGAGTCGATCCGGGACGGGCGCCCCACCTCTGTCGGGGCTGCCTCGGGTGTCGTCGCCGGGCTGGTGGCCATCACGCCGGCGTGCGCGGCGCTGAGCCCGGTGGGTTCGCTGGTGCTGGGCGCGGTGGCCGGCGTCGGTGCCGCTCTCGCGATCGGGCTGAAGTTCCGGGTCGGGTTTGACGACGCGCTCGATGTCGTCGGTGTGCACCTCGTCGCCGGGCTGATCGGCACCGTGGGCATCGGCTTCCTGATGCTGCCCGTCGACGGTGCGGGAGGCGGGTTGTTCTATGGCGGAGGGGTCGACCAGTTGGTCGCCCAGGTGGTGGCGGCGGTGTTCACGATGGTGTTCACCGGAGTGCTGACGGCGGTCATCGCCCTCGCGATCGCCAGGACGGTCGGCTTCCGGGTCTCGCCGGAGGACGAGGAGCGTGGGGTCGACCTGTCCGAGCACGCGGAGTTCGCCTATGAGTTCGGCACGTTGGGCAGCGTGGCCCCGGACCACGAGGCAGTCGTGTCGCAGGAGGTCAGCGCCTGA
- a CDS encoding o-succinylbenzoate synthase, with protein MRVRFRGVEVRETVLLHGPSGWGEFGPFVEYADEEAARWLTAGLEAAWGRWPEPVRDHLEVNATVPAVRPEQVAGVLARFDGCRTVKVKVAERGQTLDNDVARVAEVRALVGPTVSVRVDANAAWTVDQAREALTRLSAYDLQYAEQPCPEVADLARLRVLLARDGVDVPIAADESVRRAEDPLRVAREGAADLIVVKVAPLGGVAAALEIVAGAGLPAVVSSALDTSVGIAAGVALGAALPGLDLACGLGTVGLLAADVAARPLVPTAGVLTVADAHAVVSAADQPGLAGHELSGSRRDWWLERLARCHEVL; from the coding sequence ATGCGGGTGCGCTTCCGCGGCGTCGAGGTGCGCGAGACAGTGCTGCTCCACGGCCCGTCGGGGTGGGGGGAGTTCGGCCCGTTCGTCGAGTATGCGGACGAGGAAGCCGCACGTTGGCTCACCGCAGGCCTCGAGGCGGCGTGGGGACGCTGGCCCGAACCCGTGCGGGACCACCTGGAGGTCAACGCCACCGTGCCGGCCGTCAGGCCCGAGCAGGTGGCCGGGGTGCTCGCCCGGTTCGACGGGTGCCGGACAGTCAAGGTCAAGGTTGCTGAGCGTGGGCAGACGCTGGACAATGACGTGGCTCGCGTGGCGGAGGTCCGCGCCCTGGTCGGTCCGACTGTGAGCGTCCGGGTCGATGCCAACGCTGCCTGGACGGTGGACCAGGCGAGGGAGGCGCTGACCCGGCTCTCGGCATACGACCTGCAGTATGCCGAGCAGCCCTGCCCGGAGGTGGCGGACCTGGCGCGACTGCGCGTGCTGCTGGCTCGCGACGGCGTGGACGTGCCGATCGCCGCAGATGAGTCGGTGCGGCGAGCCGAGGACCCTCTGCGCGTGGCGCGCGAGGGAGCGGCGGACCTGATCGTGGTCAAGGTCGCGCCGCTCGGGGGAGTGGCCGCGGCGCTGGAGATCGTGGCGGGGGCCGGGCTGCCGGCGGTGGTCTCGAGCGCCCTGGACACCTCGGTCGGGATCGCCGCGGGGGTCGCGCTCGGTGCGGCGCTGCCCGGCCTGGACCTGGCGTGCGGCTTGGGCACGGTGGGGCTGCTGGCAGCTGACGTCGCGGCACGCCCGCTCGTGCCCACGGCAGGGGTGCTGACGGTCGCCGACGCCCACGCGGTGGTGTCGGCCGCCGACCAGCCAGGCCTGGCCGGTCACGAGCTGTCCGGGTCACGGCGGGACTGGTGGTTGGAGCGCCTGGCTCGCTGCCACGAGGTGCTCTGA
- a CDS encoding PLD nuclease N-terminal domain-containing protein yields the protein MPRVVLFVALLAFTVYCVVDVVQSEEDRVRGLPKMIWLVVTLLVPLAGGISWLIAGRPRGILQPRPRPRPQGPRGPDDDTDFLRGI from the coding sequence GTGCCCCGGGTGGTTCTTTTTGTGGCCCTGCTGGCCTTCACCGTCTACTGCGTCGTCGACGTGGTGCAGTCGGAGGAGGACCGGGTGCGAGGGCTGCCCAAGATGATCTGGCTCGTCGTCACTCTCCTGGTGCCCCTGGCCGGTGGGATCAGCTGGCTGATTGCCGGCCGGCCCCGAGGCATCCTCCAGCCCCGTCCGCGGCCGCGCCCTCAGGGTCCGCGCGGCCCAGACGACGACACCGACTTCCTGCGCGGCATCTAG